One Streptomyces sp. L2 genomic window carries:
- the hisI gene encoding phosphoribosyl-AMP cyclohydrolase, whose protein sequence is MTSSPARRPTTTPDGGASRRSAPPTSLDPEIAARLKRGADGLVPAIAQQYDTGEVLMLGWMDDEALHRTLTTGRCTYWSRSRQEYWVKGDTSGHVQWVKSVALDCDADTLLVKVDQVGAACHTGDRTCFDADVLTGDTGSVAPARNQ, encoded by the coding sequence ATGACCAGTTCGCCCGCCCGTCGCCCGACCACCACCCCTGATGGAGGCGCTTCGCGCCGCAGTGCTCCGCCCACCAGCCTGGACCCCGAGATCGCCGCGCGGCTCAAGCGCGGTGCCGACGGGCTCGTCCCCGCCATCGCCCAGCAGTACGACACCGGTGAGGTGCTGATGCTCGGCTGGATGGACGACGAGGCGCTGCACCGCACGCTGACCACCGGCCGCTGCACCTACTGGTCCCGCAGCCGCCAGGAGTACTGGGTCAAGGGCGACACCTCCGGGCACGTCCAGTGGGTGAAGTCCGTCGCCCTGGACTGCGACGCGGACACGCTGCTGGTCAAGGTCGACCAGGTGGGCGCAGCCTGCCACACGGGCGACCGCACCTGCTTCGACGCCGACGTGCTGACCGGGGACACCGGGTCCGTCGCACCGGCCCGGAATCAGTAG
- a CDS encoding anthranilate synthase component I codes for MDLETFRKLAGDRRVIPVTRKLLADGDTPVALYRKLAAERPGTFLLESAENGRTAFQWSRYSFVGVRSAATLTSRDGQAHWLGTPPVGVPTDGDPLAALRATIQALHTPHQEGLPPFTGGMVGYLGYDIVRRLEKIGPGDRDDLGLPELTMLLTSDLAVLDHWENSVLLIANAINHNDLDTGVDEAYADAVARLDAMEADLGRPVAQPPALLPPSELPEYTARWGGPDFQAAVEDIKERIRAGEAFQVVPSQRFETPCTASALDVYRVLRATNPSPYMYLFRFDGFDVVGSSPEALVKVEDGRAMVHPIAGTRHRGATPQEDQALAEELLADPKERAEHLMLVDLGRNDLGRVCEPGSVEVVDFMSVERYSHVMHIVSTVTGRVAEGRTAFDVLTACFPAGTLSGAPKPRAMQIIDELEPSRRGLYGGCVGYLDFAGDSDTAIAIRTALLRDGTAHVQAGAGIVADSDPVAEDTECRNKAAAVLRAVHTANRLGSERS; via the coding sequence ATGGACCTCGAGACGTTCCGCAAGCTCGCCGGCGACCGGCGGGTCATCCCGGTCACGCGCAAGCTCCTCGCCGACGGCGACACCCCGGTCGCGCTGTACCGCAAGCTCGCCGCCGAACGCCCCGGCACCTTCCTGCTGGAGTCCGCCGAGAACGGCCGCACCGCGTTCCAGTGGTCCCGGTACTCCTTCGTCGGCGTCCGCTCGGCCGCCACCCTCACCTCCCGCGACGGCCAGGCCCACTGGCTCGGCACTCCTCCCGTCGGCGTCCCCACCGACGGCGACCCGCTCGCGGCCCTGCGCGCCACCATCCAGGCCCTGCACACCCCGCACCAGGAGGGCCTGCCGCCCTTCACCGGCGGCATGGTCGGCTACCTGGGCTACGACATCGTCCGCCGCCTGGAGAAGATCGGCCCCGGCGACCGGGACGACCTGGGGCTGCCCGAGCTGACCATGCTCCTCACCAGCGACCTCGCGGTCCTGGACCACTGGGAGAACTCGGTCCTGCTGATCGCCAACGCGATCAACCACAACGACCTCGACACCGGCGTCGACGAGGCCTACGCCGACGCCGTGGCCCGCCTCGACGCCATGGAGGCGGACCTCGGCCGCCCGGTCGCCCAGCCCCCCGCGCTGCTGCCGCCCTCCGAGCTGCCCGAGTACACCGCCCGCTGGGGCGGCCCGGACTTCCAGGCCGCCGTCGAGGACATCAAGGAGCGCATCCGGGCCGGCGAGGCCTTCCAGGTCGTCCCCTCCCAGCGCTTCGAGACACCGTGCACGGCGAGCGCCCTCGACGTCTACCGCGTCCTCAGGGCCACCAACCCCTCGCCGTACATGTACCTGTTCCGCTTCGACGGCTTCGACGTCGTCGGCTCCTCGCCCGAGGCCCTCGTCAAGGTCGAGGACGGGCGCGCGATGGTCCACCCCATCGCCGGCACCCGGCACCGCGGCGCCACCCCGCAGGAGGACCAGGCCCTCGCCGAGGAACTCCTCGCCGACCCCAAGGAACGCGCCGAGCACCTGATGCTCGTCGACCTCGGCCGCAACGACCTGGGCCGGGTCTGCGAACCGGGCTCGGTGGAGGTCGTCGACTTCATGTCCGTCGAGCGGTACTCGCACGTGATGCACATCGTCTCCACCGTCACCGGCCGCGTCGCCGAGGGCCGTACGGCGTTCGACGTGCTCACCGCCTGCTTCCCCGCGGGCACGCTCTCCGGTGCCCCCAAGCCGCGCGCGATGCAGATCATCGACGAACTGGAGCCGTCCCGGCGCGGACTGTACGGCGGCTGCGTCGGCTACCTGGACTTCGCGGGCGACTCCGACACCGCCATCGCCATCCGTACGGCCCTGCTCCGGGACGGCACGGCCCACGTGCAGGCGGGCGCCGGCATCGTCGCCGATTCCGACCCGG
- a CDS encoding TIGR03085 family metal-binding protein: MSTFAKRERLLLADLLETAGPEAPTLCEGWRTRDLAAHVVVRERRPDAAGGALIKQLASRLDRVMEEFTAKPYEELIQLIRTGPPRFSPFQLKQVDEAANTVEFYVHAEDVRRAQPDWSPRELDPVFQEALWSRLERTARLMGRGLPTGLVLRRTNGQTAVARRGTPVVTATGEASELLMFAYGRQSAADVELEGDKDAITRLHESKQLGI, encoded by the coding sequence ATGTCGACCTTCGCCAAGCGTGAACGGCTCCTGCTCGCCGACCTCTTGGAAACCGCCGGGCCCGAGGCCCCGACCCTCTGCGAGGGCTGGCGGACCCGTGACCTGGCCGCGCACGTGGTGGTGCGCGAGCGGCGCCCGGACGCGGCCGGGGGCGCGCTGATCAAGCAGCTCGCGTCGCGCCTCGACCGGGTGATGGAGGAGTTCACCGCGAAGCCGTACGAGGAGCTGATCCAGCTGATCCGGACGGGGCCGCCGCGGTTCTCGCCCTTCCAGCTCAAGCAGGTCGACGAGGCGGCGAACACCGTCGAGTTCTACGTGCACGCGGAGGATGTCCGCCGGGCCCAGCCGGACTGGTCCCCGCGCGAGCTGGACCCCGTGTTCCAGGAGGCCCTGTGGTCCCGGCTGGAGCGCACCGCCCGGCTGATGGGCCGGGGTCTGCCGACGGGTCTGGTGCTGCGCCGCACGAACGGGCAGACGGCGGTCGCCCGGCGGGGTACGCCGGTGGTCACGGCGACCGGTGAGGCGTCGGAGCTGCTGATGTTCGCGTACGGGCGGCAGAGCGCGGCGGACGTGGAGCTGGAGGGCGACAAGGACGCGATCACCCGGCTGCACGAGTCGAAGCAGCTGGGCATCTGA
- a CDS encoding VOC family protein, which produces MIKVAMTGVFVDDVARAQAFYTDVLGFETRLHRDLGGGALFVTVGAREGAQPDVQLLLEPGDGPIAEPFRRALYEAGIPCIVFSVDDLRAEYRRLRALGVRFTHPPQEQGPVLAAVLDDTVGNLIQLTGPPR; this is translated from the coding sequence GTGATCAAGGTCGCGATGACCGGCGTGTTCGTCGACGACGTGGCCCGGGCGCAGGCCTTCTACACGGACGTCCTCGGCTTCGAGACACGTCTGCACCGGGACCTCGGCGGGGGTGCCCTGTTCGTCACGGTCGGCGCGCGTGAGGGCGCCCAGCCGGATGTGCAGCTGCTGCTGGAGCCGGGCGACGGGCCGATCGCGGAGCCGTTCCGCCGGGCGCTGTACGAGGCCGGCATCCCCTGCATCGTGTTCTCCGTGGACGACCTCCGCGCGGAGTACCGCCGGCTGCGCGCCCTGGGCGTCCGCTTCACGCATCCCCCGCAGGAGCAGGGCCCGGTCCTGGCCGCCGTCCTCGACGACACCGTCGGCAACCTGATCCAGCTGACCGGGCCGCCGCGCTGA